In Leptospiraceae bacterium, one DNA window encodes the following:
- the fliG gene encoding flagellar motor switch protein FliG has product MENKKNSSGLFSGSKKAALLLLSLKKEEAAKVLSHLDDKMIEEVVVEMSKIRSVSKVEKESILAEFQFEISRISGELVGGIEKAREILTYSRLGESKAEEIIGKISKKDIEKDFDFFNSVDHIVLSSLLAHEAPQTIAVTLSFLQPKVAALVLKNFPEDLQAKIAMKLAITSKTHPDAISEIAKTLKKKYEARDKSELSEAGGAQSLANILNHMDKNLEDKILRDLTENSPELAGQVREKLYSFEDIFNLDNKEMRILINRIGNNELFALALRGAGDELKKHFFGAMSQNRAYDIVEEMESKGRVTLREIQEARNSILFTARNLEEENLIIIKKGKEEYI; this is encoded by the coding sequence ATGGAAAATAAGAAAAATTCATCAGGATTGTTCTCCGGCTCAAAGAAAGCGGCGTTGTTGTTATTATCCTTAAAAAAAGAAGAAGCTGCAAAAGTATTATCTCACTTAGATGATAAGATGATTGAAGAAGTGGTTGTGGAAATGTCAAAGATTCGCTCTGTTTCTAAAGTGGAAAAAGAGAGTATTCTTGCCGAGTTTCAATTTGAGATAAGCAGAATTTCTGGAGAGTTGGTCGGTGGGATCGAAAAGGCAAGAGAAATTCTAACCTATTCCAGACTTGGTGAATCAAAAGCAGAAGAAATTATCGGAAAAATTTCTAAAAAGGATATTGAGAAAGATTTTGATTTTTTCAATAGTGTAGATCACATAGTTTTGAGTAGTTTACTTGCCCATGAAGCTCCTCAAACAATCGCAGTCACTTTATCTTTTTTGCAACCAAAAGTTGCGGCTCTTGTATTGAAAAATTTTCCAGAAGACTTGCAAGCAAAAATCGCCATGAAACTTGCAATAACTTCCAAGACCCACCCGGATGCAATTTCTGAAATAGCCAAAACCCTAAAGAAAAAATATGAAGCCAGAGATAAGTCTGAATTGAGCGAGGCAGGTGGTGCCCAGTCTCTTGCAAATATCCTAAATCACATGGATAAAAATTTGGAAGATAAAATTCTTCGAGATCTTACAGAAAACTCACCAGAGCTTGCAGGTCAGGTTCGAGAAAAATTGTATTCCTTTGAAGATATTTTTAACTTAGATAATAAAGAAATGAGAATCCTAATCAATAGGATCGGAAATAATGAATTGTTTGCACTTGCACTCCGGGGGGCAGGAGATGAGTTAAAAAAACATTTTTTTGGAGCCATGTCTCAAAATCGAGCTTATGATATTGTAGAAGAAATGGAATCTAAGGGACGAGTCACTTTACGAGAAATTCAAGAAGCGAGAAATTCTATTCTTTTTACTGCAAGGAATCTCGAAGAAGAGAATCTTATCATTATTAAAAAAGGCAAAGAAGAATATATTTAA
- a CDS encoding ornithine carbamoyltransferase: protein MMQKKVKHLISFDDWSDSEIQELLDFSLYVKKNRVYFSGHLSGRTMAMVFQKTSTRTRVSFEAGMTELGGHAIYLDWFSSNFQISEIDFEAEYLSRNVAIIMARLKKHEDLLTLKSGSKVPLINGCCNLYHPCQALADMLTIAMDRGNMEGVNLCYVGVHNNVVNSLIEITSSLGVNLVLVTPIAKPESTVENAIAKGKKRKTLTWEKDIRFAVKNSDYVYTDTWVDMEFFNDPEFEKEKQERIEIMMPYQINSNLLKNSKAKIMHDMPIHAGYEITREIVESENSIIFQQAENRLDAQKAIILKLLEST from the coding sequence ATTATGCAGAAAAAAGTAAAACACCTTATTTCTTTTGACGACTGGAGCGATTCTGAAATTCAAGAACTATTGGATTTTTCACTCTATGTAAAAAAAAATAGGGTGTATTTTTCCGGACACTTATCGGGAAGAACAATGGCTATGGTTTTCCAAAAAACTTCTACAAGAACAAGAGTATCTTTTGAAGCAGGGATGACCGAACTCGGAGGGCATGCGATCTATTTAGATTGGTTTTCCTCTAATTTTCAAATTTCGGAAATAGATTTTGAAGCAGAGTATCTCTCCAGAAATGTAGCTATTATCATGGCAAGGCTAAAAAAGCACGAAGACCTTCTTACACTGAAATCCGGCTCCAAAGTCCCTCTTATCAATGGTTGTTGCAATTTATACCACCCGTGCCAAGCTCTTGCCGATATGCTTACAATTGCTATGGACAGGGGAAATATGGAAGGAGTCAATCTTTGTTATGTTGGGGTTCACAACAATGTAGTAAATTCACTTATAGAAATTACCTCGTCTTTAGGTGTGAATTTAGTATTAGTAACTCCGATTGCAAAACCTGAATCAACAGTAGAAAATGCAATAGCTAAAGGAAAAAAAAGAAAGACCTTAACTTGGGAAAAAGATATTCGGTTTGCGGTAAAAAATTCAGATTATGTATATACAGATACTTGGGTAGATATGGAATTTTTCAATGACCCAGAATTTGAAAAAGAAAAACAAGAAAGAATCGAAATCATGATGCCCTATCAAATCAATTCCAATTTATTAAAAAACTCAAAAGCGAAAATTATGCACGATATGCCAATACACGCCGGTTATGAAATTACCAGAGAAATTGTAGAAAGTGAAAATTCTATTATATTTCAACAAGCAGAGAATAGACTTGACGCTCAAAAAGCAATTATTCTAAAACTTTTGGAATCTACTTAG
- a CDS encoding pyrimidine/purine nucleoside phosphorylase, which yields MLKVNEYFNGNVKSISFQTEDSPATVGVISSGKYEFDTTKKEILTITSGSLKVQLPESDWKVFTSGESFTIEAGKIFHVNAEKEVSYICRYY from the coding sequence TTGCTGAAAGTAAACGAATATTTTAACGGAAACGTAAAATCAATTTCTTTTCAAACCGAAGATTCACCGGCCACTGTCGGGGTCATCTCATCCGGTAAATACGAATTTGATACTACAAAAAAAGAAATTCTGACTATTACCTCGGGCAGTCTAAAGGTACAACTACCCGAATCGGATTGGAAAGTTTTTACATCCGGTGAGAGTTTTACAATTGAAGCTGGAAAAATTTTTCATGTAAATGCAGAAAAAGAGGTTTCTTATATCTGTCGCTATTATTGA
- a CDS encoding 2-oxoacid:ferredoxin oxidoreductase subunit beta: MSDTKQLLTKKDFTADQEIRWCPGCGDYGILSAVQKTLPELGIPKEKFVFVSGIGCSSRFPYYMNTYGFHTIHGRAPAIATGVKVANPDLSVWVITGDGDGLSIGGNHLIHAVRRNVDINIILFNNQIYGLTKGQYSPTSEFGKVTKSSPYGSIDAPLAPLSLALGAEASFVARTYDKNQKHMSEVFERAAKHKGTSFIEVFQNCIIFNDGAHDSSISKESRDDKTIHIEHGKPLVFGKENEFGIQIDEFKPKVVEVAKSGMDSISVHDEKRMNPDYAFMLSRMNLPEFPVPMGVLRAVEKPAYEVEVKKQIDLVKSKKGEGDLHKLLYSGEVWNIE, encoded by the coding sequence ATGTCGGATACGAAACAATTGCTAACAAAGAAAGATTTTACGGCTGATCAGGAAATACGATGGTGTCCGGGTTGTGGTGACTATGGTATTTTAAGTGCAGTCCAAAAGACACTACCGGAACTTGGAATACCAAAAGAAAAATTTGTATTTGTATCCGGAATCGGATGCTCGTCCAGATTTCCATACTATATGAATACTTACGGTTTTCATACTATCCATGGCCGTGCGCCTGCGATTGCAACCGGAGTCAAGGTAGCTAACCCGGATTTAAGCGTTTGGGTTATTACAGGAGATGGTGATGGATTGTCTATTGGAGGAAATCATTTAATTCATGCAGTCAGAAGGAATGTTGACATTAACATCATTCTTTTTAATAACCAAATCTACGGCTTAACCAAAGGACAATACTCACCAACCAGTGAGTTCGGAAAAGTAACTAAGTCCAGCCCTTACGGCTCCATTGATGCACCACTCGCTCCCTTATCTTTAGCTCTTGGCGCAGAAGCAAGTTTTGTAGCAAGAACCTACGATAAAAATCAAAAGCACATGTCGGAAGTTTTTGAAAGAGCAGCAAAACACAAAGGAACATCTTTTATTGAAGTATTTCAAAATTGCATTATATTTAACGACGGTGCACATGACTCATCTATCAGTAAGGAATCCCGCGATGATAAAACGATTCACATCGAGCATGGAAAACCTTTAGTGTTCGGAAAAGAAAATGAATTCGGAATACAAATTGATGAATTCAAACCAAAAGTTGTAGAAGTTGCAAAATCAGGAATGGATTCAATATCAGTCCATGACGAAAAAAGAATGAACCCTGACTATGCCTTTATGCTTTCCAGAATGAATCTGCCTGAGTTTCCGGTGCCTATGGGAGTATTAAGGGCTGTAGAGAAACCGGCGTATGAGGTGGAAGTCAAAAAACAAATTGATCTGGTTAAATCCAAAAAAGGCGAAGGGGACTTACACAAACTACTCTATTCCGGAGAAGTCTGGAATATAGAATAA
- a CDS encoding 2-oxoacid:acceptor oxidoreductase subunit alpha produces the protein MQKSKETKTSAIIRFCGDSGDGMQLTGSQFTATTAIFGNDLATFPDYPAEIRAPAGTLAGVSGFQLNFSSEDIHTPGDSPDVLIAMNPAALKTNIKDLKIGGILITNSDAFTEKDLEKAGYKETPITDELKKKYQVFEVQINKLTSLALEKLNMSEKEVDRTKNLFALGMTYWMFSRPMLNTEKWLEEKFKGQDQVIQANLLALRAGYNYADTAEVFVSQFEVPKAKLAKGTYRNITGNSATAIGLVTAAHKANLPLFLGSYPITPASDILHELSKFKNYDVKTLQCEDEIAGVASAIGASFAGNLAVTTTSGPGLCLKSEAINLAIMTELPLVIVNVQRGGPSTGLPTKTEQSDLLQSIYGRNGESPIPVLAADTPADCFETAYEAVRVALQFMTPIILLTDGYLANGSEPWKLPNLENLPEIKSNLIQSPNHPSGKYMSYQRHEDTLARDWAVPGVPGLEHRIGGLEKDSLSGAVSYDPDNHEKMVWMRAKKIKNIENFIPEQEIFGEKSGDILIIGWGSTQGSIRSAVEKSQKEGVKVSHAQIRWLNPFPKNLESIMKNFRHILVPELNTGQLAFLLQGTFGVRVEKLNKIKGKPFTINEIQEKIEEILRSLKG, from the coding sequence ATGCAAAAATCAAAAGAAACAAAAACCTCAGCAATAATCAGATTTTGTGGTGACTCAGGGGATGGAATGCAACTTACAGGTAGCCAGTTTACAGCTACTACTGCCATATTCGGAAATGACCTTGCTACTTTTCCAGACTACCCCGCAGAGATTCGTGCCCCTGCCGGTACGCTTGCGGGGGTTTCCGGGTTTCAGTTAAATTTTTCCTCTGAAGACATTCACACACCCGGAGACTCACCGGATGTGTTAATCGCAATGAACCCGGCTGCCTTAAAGACCAATATCAAAGATTTGAAGATTGGCGGAATCCTTATCACAAACAGCGACGCATTCACTGAAAAAGATTTAGAAAAAGCCGGTTACAAAGAAACTCCGATTACAGATGAATTGAAGAAAAAATACCAAGTATTTGAAGTGCAAATCAACAAACTGACTTCCTTGGCTCTCGAAAAATTAAATATGTCAGAAAAAGAAGTAGATAGAACAAAAAATCTTTTTGCTCTCGGAATGACTTATTGGATGTTTTCCAGACCGATGCTAAACACAGAAAAATGGTTGGAAGAAAAATTCAAAGGTCAAGACCAAGTTATTCAAGCCAACTTATTAGCCTTACGAGCAGGATACAATTATGCAGATACAGCCGAAGTATTTGTATCTCAATTTGAAGTACCGAAAGCAAAACTCGCAAAAGGAACTTACAGGAATATTACAGGCAACTCGGCAACCGCTATCGGTCTTGTAACTGCAGCACACAAAGCAAACCTTCCTCTATTCCTTGGGAGTTATCCGATTACCCCTGCCTCTGATATTTTACACGAATTGTCGAAATTCAAAAACTATGATGTGAAGACACTACAGTGTGAAGATGAAATTGCAGGTGTTGCAAGTGCAATTGGTGCATCTTTTGCAGGAAATCTTGCGGTTACAACCACCTCCGGCCCCGGGCTTTGTTTGAAATCAGAAGCAATCAACCTCGCTATAATGACAGAGCTTCCTTTGGTGATTGTGAATGTTCAAAGAGGTGGGCCTTCTACAGGACTTCCTACAAAAACAGAGCAATCCGATTTACTCCAATCTATCTACGGAAGAAACGGGGAAAGCCCAATTCCAGTTCTTGCAGCAGACACTCCGGCTGATTGTTTTGAAACTGCTTATGAAGCTGTAAGAGTCGCCTTACAATTTATGACCCCAATCATTCTATTGACAGATGGTTATCTCGCAAATGGATCCGAGCCGTGGAAACTGCCCAATTTAGAAAATCTACCTGAAATAAAATCTAACCTAATTCAATCCCCAAACCACCCTTCAGGGAAATACATGAGTTACCAAAGACACGAAGATACTCTTGCCAGAGATTGGGCAGTGCCTGGTGTTCCTGGACTTGAACATAGAATCGGAGGCTTAGAAAAAGACTCTCTTTCCGGTGCAGTTAGCTACGATCCGGACAACCACGAAAAAATGGTTTGGATGAGAGCAAAAAAAATAAAGAATATTGAAAATTTTATTCCTGAACAAGAAATCTTCGGAGAAAAATCCGGGGATATTTTAATCATCGGTTGGGGCTCTACCCAAGGCTCAATCCGTAGCGCAGTAGAAAAAAGCCAAAAAGAAGGAGTGAAGGTGTCTCACGCACAAATTCGCTGGTTAAACCCATTCCCAAAAAATTTAGAATCTATTATGAAAAATTTTCGCCATATACTCGTCCCTGAATTAAATACCGGTCAATTGGCGTTTTTATTACAGGGAACTTTTGGAGTGAGAGTAGAAAAATTAAACAAGATCAAGGGTAAGCCTTTTACTATAAACGAAATTCAAGAAAAAATAGAAGAGATTTTACGATCTTTAAAGGGATAG